A genomic region of Synechococcus sp. NOUM97013 contains the following coding sequences:
- a CDS encoding phage holin family protein: MSELPRQQEPRPRGLGAAARVTALAGSVMDLHVRIALQEVDREKRRLISGGVFLAMGGTLMLLALVTAEAALLVWMLEAGGWSLLRSLLTLAVLNMAVAGVSLRIGGQVLKGPFLPQTLDGVTKTIRALLGKI, encoded by the coding sequence ATGAGTGAACTGCCGCGTCAGCAGGAGCCACGACCCCGCGGTCTTGGCGCTGCTGCCAGGGTCACGGCGCTGGCGGGGTCCGTCATGGATCTGCACGTGCGCATCGCTCTGCAAGAGGTGGACCGCGAGAAACGCCGCCTGATCAGCGGTGGCGTCTTCTTGGCCATGGGTGGAACGCTGATGCTGCTCGCCTTGGTGACCGCGGAAGCAGCCCTTCTCGTGTGGATGCTGGAGGCCGGAGGCTGGTCGCTGTTGCGATCACTGCTCACGTTGGCAGTGTTGAACATGGCCGTTGCTGGCGTCAGTCTGCGCATCGGTGGACAGGTGCTGAAGGGGCCCTTCCTGCCGCAGACGCTGGATGGTGTCACCAAGACGATTCGTGCACTCCTGGGCAAGATTTGA
- a CDS encoding class I SAM-dependent RNA methyltransferase: protein MGRENRISAVAVLPQGLENAGCEELQALGAHDVRPLRRAAAFQADMACLYRLHLQARLPFRLLRQMARFPCQGRDDLYDGIRRALNWERWLHPSMTFRVDVTGTAPGLNHSHYSALQVKNALVDQQRDLWGERSSVDLDDPDLSLQVHLGRGDAVLSLDGSGGSLHRRGYRAAMGAAPLKENLAAGLIRLTEWDGSTPLVDPCCGSGILLIEAALTALQQAPGLGRQFALEGWADFDQQLWQRECDRARTRQREPHTLPPIVGFEQDPDIADQARDNIRAAGLEACITIRTGDFLDQSLPESPGVLVCNPPYGHRIGDEQQLEALYRDLGTYAKQNAAGWQLWLLSGNRSLTGALRLKASKRIPVSNGGIDCRWLHYGLRAPSSEQAATP, encoded by the coding sequence TTGGGTCGTGAAAACCGGATCTCCGCAGTCGCCGTGCTGCCCCAGGGGTTGGAAAACGCTGGCTGCGAGGAGCTTCAAGCCCTTGGCGCTCATGACGTGCGACCCCTCCGACGTGCTGCCGCCTTCCAGGCCGACATGGCCTGCCTCTATCGGCTGCACCTGCAGGCCCGATTGCCGTTCAGGCTGCTGCGCCAGATGGCCCGTTTCCCCTGTCAGGGCAGAGACGATCTCTATGACGGCATCCGCCGGGCCCTGAACTGGGAGCGCTGGCTCCATCCCTCCATGACCTTCCGGGTGGATGTGACCGGCACTGCGCCTGGACTGAACCACAGCCACTATTCAGCGTTGCAGGTGAAAAATGCGCTGGTGGACCAGCAGCGCGACCTGTGGGGTGAACGTTCCTCCGTTGACTTAGACGATCCAGACCTTTCCCTGCAGGTGCACCTTGGTCGAGGCGATGCCGTGCTCAGCCTCGACGGCAGCGGCGGCAGCTTGCACCGCCGCGGCTACAGGGCCGCCATGGGTGCGGCTCCACTGAAGGAAAACCTGGCGGCAGGCCTGATCAGGCTCACCGAGTGGGATGGATCAACGCCCTTGGTGGATCCCTGTTGCGGTTCGGGCATCCTGCTGATCGAAGCAGCGCTCACGGCGCTCCAACAGGCCCCAGGTCTCGGCCGCCAGTTCGCGCTGGAGGGATGGGCCGACTTCGATCAACAGCTTTGGCAACGGGAATGCGATCGCGCCCGAACGCGGCAGCGCGAGCCACACACCCTTCCTCCGATCGTGGGGTTTGAACAGGATCCAGACATCGCGGATCAAGCGCGGGACAACATCAGAGCCGCAGGACTGGAGGCATGCATCACCATCCGCACCGGTGACTTTCTGGATCAGTCACTGCCGGAATCACCCGGTGTTCTGGTCTGCAATCCCCCCTACGGCCATCGCATCGGCGATGAGCAGCAACTCGAAGCCCTTTATCGCGACCTTGGCACCTATGCCAAACAGAACGCTGCGGGGTGGCAGCTATGGCTGCTGAGCGGAAACCGCTCGCTCACGGGGGCCCTGAGGCTCAAAGCCTCCAAACGCATCCCCGTCAGCAACGGCGGCATCGATTGCCGCTGGCTGCACTACGGCTTGCGGGCCCCTTCAAGCGAACAAGCCGCGACGCCCTGA
- a CDS encoding DnaJ C-terminal domain-containing protein yields the protein MAGSGYRDYFKVLGVDRGADADAIKRAFRKLARQYHPDVNPGDKTAEAKFKEVSEAYEVLSDPDKRRRYEQFGQYWNQAGAGAGAGPGGFDVDFGRYGNFDDFINDLLGRFGGPGGAGFGGAPGGFAGGGFPGGGFPGSGFGSSGFGGGGFPRGASRPPVNLDAETSVKVSFGEAFRGAERTLSVNGERVQVRIPAGVKTGSRLRLKGKGNLQPGTGRRGDLYLNLEVQGHPVWRLDGDQLRGELPVSLDELALGGTVTVMTPDGEAEVSIPAGTAPGRSLRLKGKGWPMKSGRGDLLLSLSLRWPSEWSEEQRSLLEQLRGARREDPRGDWLQKARL from the coding sequence ATGGCCGGCAGTGGCTACCGCGACTACTTCAAGGTGCTGGGAGTGGATCGCGGTGCCGACGCCGATGCGATCAAACGCGCGTTTCGCAAGCTCGCGCGTCAGTACCACCCTGATGTGAATCCCGGTGACAAGACGGCTGAAGCGAAGTTCAAGGAGGTGAGTGAGGCCTACGAGGTGCTCTCTGATCCAGACAAGCGCCGTCGTTATGAGCAGTTCGGCCAGTACTGGAACCAGGCGGGGGCTGGCGCGGGAGCGGGGCCCGGTGGCTTCGACGTCGATTTCGGTCGCTACGGCAACTTTGACGACTTCATCAATGACTTGCTCGGTCGTTTCGGAGGACCTGGCGGCGCTGGGTTCGGCGGAGCGCCCGGTGGCTTTGCCGGTGGTGGTTTCCCGGGTGGCGGCTTCCCCGGTAGTGGTTTCGGAAGCAGTGGTTTCGGAGGCGGTGGTTTCCCTCGCGGCGCTTCCCGTCCGCCGGTCAATCTCGATGCTGAAACCAGCGTGAAGGTGAGTTTTGGTGAAGCCTTTCGCGGTGCTGAGAGAACCCTGTCGGTGAACGGTGAGAGGGTGCAGGTGCGCATTCCTGCAGGCGTCAAGACAGGATCCCGTCTGCGTTTGAAAGGCAAAGGCAATCTGCAGCCTGGCACCGGCCGTCGCGGCGACCTCTATCTCAACCTTGAGGTGCAAGGTCACCCGGTGTGGCGTCTTGATGGCGATCAGCTCCGCGGCGAACTGCCCGTGTCACTCGATGAGCTGGCGCTCGGTGGCACCGTGACGGTGATGACTCCCGATGGTGAGGCCGAGGTGTCGATTCCCGCAGGGACAGCACCCGGACGCAGCCTTCGCTTGAAAGGGAAGGGTTGGCCGATGAAATCGGGCCGTGGCGATTTGCTGCTCAGCCTCAGCCTGCGCTGGCCGAGTGAGTGGTCTGAAGAACAGCGATCCCTGTTGGAACAGCTGCGGGGCGCACGTCGTGAAGATCCGCGTGGAGACTGGCTACAGAAGGCCCGTCTCTGA
- the hemB gene encoding porphobilinogen synthase, with the protein MDITYRPRRLRRSPALRAMVRETGLSPADFIYPLFVHEGADVQPIGAMPGANRWSLDQLTGEVKRAWDLGIRCVVLFPKVSEELKTEDGAECFNENGLIPRAILQLNQELPEMAIMTDVALDPYSCDGHDGIVSEQGVVLNDETIELLCKQAVMQARAGADLIGPSDMMDGRVGAIREALDDEGFQHVGIISYTAKYSSAYYGPFREALDSAPRAAGSKPIPKNKDTYQMDPANAREAITEAQLDEQEGADIMMVKPGLAYLDIIHRLREESELPIAAYNVSGEYSMVKAAAERGWIDERAVVLETLLSFKRAGADLILTYHACDAAEWLKQG; encoded by the coding sequence ATGGACATCACCTATCGCCCTCGCCGTCTGCGCCGTTCACCGGCGTTGCGTGCCATGGTCAGGGAGACGGGTCTGTCTCCTGCCGATTTCATCTATCCCCTCTTTGTGCATGAGGGCGCGGACGTGCAGCCGATCGGTGCCATGCCGGGTGCCAATCGTTGGAGCCTGGATCAACTCACCGGTGAGGTGAAGAGGGCCTGGGATCTCGGTATCCGCTGCGTGGTGCTCTTCCCCAAGGTGTCGGAGGAACTCAAAACTGAAGACGGCGCCGAGTGCTTCAACGAGAACGGCCTGATTCCTCGTGCTATCCTCCAGCTGAATCAGGAGCTTCCCGAGATGGCGATCATGACTGATGTCGCGCTCGATCCCTATTCCTGCGACGGACATGACGGCATCGTCAGTGAGCAAGGAGTGGTGCTCAACGACGAAACCATTGAGTTGCTCTGCAAGCAGGCGGTGATGCAAGCCCGTGCCGGTGCTGACCTGATTGGCCCCAGCGACATGATGGATGGGCGGGTTGGTGCCATCCGTGAAGCGCTCGATGACGAGGGCTTCCAGCATGTGGGAATCATCAGCTACACAGCCAAATACTCCTCGGCCTATTACGGCCCTTTCCGTGAGGCGCTCGACTCAGCTCCCCGCGCTGCAGGCAGCAAACCCATCCCTAAGAACAAGGACACCTATCAGATGGACCCCGCCAATGCCCGGGAAGCCATCACAGAGGCTCAGCTGGATGAACAGGAAGGTGCCGACATCATGATGGTCAAGCCTGGCTTGGCCTATCTCGACATCATTCACCGCCTGCGGGAGGAGTCCGAGCTGCCGATTGCCGCTTACAACGTCAGCGGTGAGTATTCGATGGTCAAAGCCGCAGCGGAGCGTGGCTGGATCGATGAGCGCGCAGTTGTGCTGGAGACCCTGCTCAGTTTCAAACGGGCTGGCGCGGATCTGATCCTCACGTATCACGCCTGTGATGCGGCGGAGTGGTTGAAACAGGGATGA
- a CDS encoding SulP family inorganic anion transporter translates to MPVRRPALFVGFSRQHWRGDLTGGLTAAVVALPLALAFGNAALGPGGAIYGLYGAIITGFLAALFGGTPAQVSGPTGPMSVTVAGVVSTLAAIGASRDLADGEMLPLVMTAVVLGGLLQILMGVLRLGRYITLVPYSVVSGFMSGIGVIILTLQIGPLLGINSRGGVLQSLEMVIRGFDPNPAALIVGLVTLLVVFTTPRRISQWIPSPLLALVLITPLSLLVFPEGLARIGTIPGGGLSFNLPNWQEHWPLLLRAGLVLAVLGAIDSLLTSLVADNISHNRHRSDRELVGQGIANTVAGLFNGLPGAGATMRTVINIQSGGRTPLSGMTHSIVLLLLLLGAGPLAEGIPTALLAGILIKVGLDIIDWGFLRRAHRLSMKTALVMWGVLLMTVFWDLIGAVVVGMFVANLLTIESITDHQLGSMDTGTAHLSTHEQELLERCGDDLILFHLHGPLSFGAAKGISERMMLVRQYKILLLDITDVPHLGVTASLAIERMVEEAERNHRRVLVTGARGKVKRRLAQFGIHDLVDERFEALQQADRWLNG, encoded by the coding sequence ATGCCCGTGCGCCGGCCTGCCCTGTTCGTTGGCTTCAGCCGACAGCACTGGCGAGGTGATCTGACCGGAGGACTCACAGCAGCCGTCGTGGCGTTGCCGCTGGCTCTGGCCTTTGGCAATGCAGCCCTTGGTCCCGGCGGGGCCATCTATGGCTTGTATGGGGCGATCATCACCGGCTTTCTGGCCGCCTTGTTCGGAGGCACGCCGGCTCAGGTGAGTGGGCCCACCGGCCCGATGAGCGTCACTGTTGCCGGCGTGGTGAGCACGCTCGCGGCCATCGGTGCCAGTCGTGATCTGGCGGATGGAGAAATGCTGCCGCTGGTCATGACCGCCGTGGTGCTTGGCGGACTGCTGCAAATCCTGATGGGCGTCCTCAGGCTGGGGCGCTACATCACGCTGGTTCCCTATTCGGTGGTGTCCGGCTTCATGTCGGGGATCGGGGTGATCATCCTCACCCTGCAGATCGGACCCTTGCTGGGGATCAACAGCCGAGGCGGAGTGCTGCAATCACTGGAAATGGTGATCCGTGGTTTCGATCCGAATCCAGCAGCTCTGATCGTCGGTCTGGTGACCCTGTTGGTGGTGTTCACCACCCCGCGCCGGATCAGCCAATGGATTCCCTCACCACTTCTGGCCCTCGTTCTGATCACACCGCTGTCGCTGTTGGTGTTTCCGGAAGGGTTAGCGCGCATCGGCACCATCCCCGGGGGGGGCCTGAGCTTCAACCTTCCGAACTGGCAGGAGCACTGGCCACTTCTGCTTCGGGCTGGCCTGGTGTTGGCTGTGCTGGGTGCGATCGACTCCCTGTTGACCTCCCTGGTAGCGGACAACATCAGTCACAACCGCCATCGTTCCGACCGTGAGTTGGTGGGTCAGGGCATCGCCAACACGGTCGCAGGTCTGTTCAACGGGCTCCCCGGTGCGGGAGCCACCATGCGCACAGTGATCAACATCCAGTCGGGAGGACGCACACCCCTCTCCGGCATGACCCATTCGATCGTTTTGCTGCTTCTTCTGCTGGGAGCAGGCCCATTGGCGGAGGGCATCCCAACGGCCTTGCTGGCGGGAATCCTGATCAAAGTGGGGCTCGACATCATCGATTGGGGCTTCCTACGCCGAGCCCATCGCCTGTCGATGAAAACAGCGCTGGTGATGTGGGGCGTGCTGTTGATGACGGTGTTCTGGGATCTGATCGGTGCGGTTGTGGTTGGCATGTTTGTGGCCAACCTGCTCACGATCGAATCGATCACCGACCATCAGCTGGGAAGCATGGACACCGGCACGGCTCATCTGTCCACGCACGAACAAGAACTGCTGGAGCGCTGTGGCGATGACTTGATCCTGTTCCACCTGCATGGACCCTTGAGTTTCGGAGCTGCGAAGGGAATCAGCGAACGGATGATGCTGGTGCGGCAATACAAAATCCTGTTGCTGGACATCACCGATGTTCCTCACCTCGGCGTGACGGCAAGCCTGGCCATCGAACGCATGGTGGAAGAAGCCGAGCGGAACCACCGTCGGGTGCTCGTGACAGGTGCCAGGGGAAAGGTCAAACGACGCCTGGCCCAGTTCGGCATTCACGATCTTGTTGACGAACGCTTTGAAGCCCTTCAACAGGCCGACCGCTGGCTGAACGGTTGA
- a CDS encoding TerB family tellurite resistance protein has protein sequence MAADSEKYANQFSMSHASSHSTLLMIAQVIALSDGSISEQEEQLIMELPKRLGLETEAGIDRQSLPSLTSLAQHLTTAGDRCLAARIAALVAGVSRNPGDEQDINSQERTAYRELIAALELDASQLEEIEWSVRQELSQEKSLLQRIGDALFGQGAWPDSEMMNPGTEIPGLG, from the coding sequence TTGGCTGCAGACTCGGAGAAATATGCCAATCAGTTCTCCATGTCGCATGCATCCAGCCATTCGACGCTGCTGATGATTGCCCAGGTGATCGCCCTCAGCGATGGCTCGATCTCTGAGCAGGAGGAGCAACTGATCATGGAACTACCAAAACGACTGGGGCTCGAGACCGAAGCGGGGATCGACAGACAATCGCTTCCGAGCCTGACGTCACTGGCCCAGCACCTGACAACCGCTGGAGACCGATGCCTAGCCGCTCGGATTGCTGCTCTGGTGGCAGGTGTGTCCAGAAATCCTGGCGACGAACAAGACATCAATTCCCAGGAGCGCACCGCCTACCGGGAACTGATCGCGGCGCTCGAGTTGGATGCGAGCCAACTGGAAGAAATTGAATGGAGCGTTCGCCAGGAGCTCAGTCAGGAAAAAAGCCTGCTTCAACGCATCGGCGACGCCCTCTTCGGCCAAGGGGCATGGCCTGATTCAGAGATGATGAACCCAGGAACTGAAATTCCTGGACTGGGCTAG
- a CDS encoding endonuclease MutS2, giving the protein MSAFEETLELLEWPRLCEHLSTFASTVQGRRACRVGALPESLPASLLLQARTLEMAALDGLLEGGLSFQGVSDLAPILLRCSKGGVASGEELLAVAETLGAARRLRRQIDDPDLRPHCTALLVDVATLPELEQRLKFAIEEGGRVADRASALLEGLRRQWQELRARRRDKLQEVIRRWASHLQDTVIAERHGRPVLAVKAGAGGQCPGMVHDSSASGNTVFVEPKSVIDLGNRLADLDGRIREEEQRVLAELSAAVAEQVDGLQALMVVLLELDLALSRGRYGQWLGAVPPTLEASEDAPFTLKDLRHPLLVWQERKEQGPAVVPVSVDVSSSLRVVAITGPNTGGKTVTLKSLGLAALMARAGLWLPCSGIPTLPWCAQVLADIGDEQSLQQSLSTFSGHVKRIGRILAAVGSGPAPALVLLDEVGAGTDPSEGTALATALLRALADRARLTVATTHFGELKALKYSDPRFENASVAFDSETLSPTYHLLWGIPGRSNALAIATRLGLETGVIEQARSLLSPGGEGEANTVIQGLEEQRQRQQAAAEDAAALLARTELLHEELLQRWETQKRHSAERQEQGRQRLETSIRAGQKEVRQLIRRLRDDQADGETARKAGQRLRKLEDRHRSTPERRKHQGWRPQVGDRIRLLALGKAAEVLAVSDDGLQLQVRCGVMRSTVELSAVESLDGRKPEPPQAPVVQVKARRGSGSAGVRTARNTVDVRGMRVHEAEAAVEDVLRGANGPVWVIHGIGTGRLKRGLRDWLGSLNYIDRVVDADQGDGGAGCSVIWMR; this is encoded by the coding sequence ATGTCTGCTTTCGAGGAAACCCTGGAGCTGCTCGAGTGGCCGCGGCTGTGTGAGCACTTGTCCACTTTCGCCAGCACGGTCCAGGGCCGTCGCGCCTGTCGCGTCGGTGCTCTGCCGGAGTCGTTGCCCGCCAGCTTGCTGCTTCAGGCCAGAACGTTGGAGATGGCCGCTCTGGATGGTCTTCTGGAGGGCGGGCTGAGTTTCCAGGGCGTCAGTGATCTGGCCCCGATCTTGCTGCGCTGCAGCAAAGGTGGTGTCGCGTCCGGCGAAGAATTGCTGGCGGTGGCTGAGACCCTCGGGGCTGCCCGGCGATTGCGACGTCAGATCGATGATCCGGACTTGCGCCCCCACTGCACGGCACTGCTGGTGGATGTGGCCACCCTGCCGGAGTTGGAGCAGCGCCTCAAATTCGCGATCGAAGAGGGGGGGCGCGTTGCGGACCGTGCCAGTGCGTTGCTTGAGGGACTCCGTCGCCAATGGCAGGAGCTTCGCGCCCGGCGTCGCGACAAGCTGCAGGAGGTGATCCGGCGCTGGGCGTCCCATCTGCAGGACACGGTGATTGCGGAGCGCCATGGTCGCCCCGTTCTGGCGGTCAAGGCCGGAGCCGGAGGTCAGTGTCCCGGCATGGTTCACGACAGCTCCGCCTCCGGCAACACAGTGTTCGTGGAACCCAAGTCGGTGATCGATCTCGGCAATCGACTGGCCGATCTTGATGGCCGCATTCGCGAAGAGGAGCAGCGGGTGCTGGCGGAGCTCAGTGCTGCTGTGGCCGAGCAGGTGGATGGGCTGCAGGCGCTGATGGTGGTACTGCTGGAGCTGGATCTGGCGTTGTCGCGCGGTCGTTATGGCCAGTGGCTCGGCGCTGTGCCTCCAACCTTGGAGGCTTCAGAGGATGCGCCGTTCACCCTCAAGGATCTCCGTCACCCCCTGTTGGTGTGGCAAGAGCGCAAAGAACAGGGACCTGCCGTGGTGCCGGTCAGCGTGGATGTGTCCTCCTCTCTGCGGGTGGTGGCGATCACTGGTCCCAACACCGGCGGCAAAACAGTCACCCTCAAGAGTCTGGGCCTTGCCGCACTGATGGCCCGTGCTGGCCTCTGGCTCCCTTGCAGTGGGATCCCGACGCTCCCCTGGTGTGCTCAGGTGCTCGCTGACATCGGTGATGAACAGTCCCTGCAGCAAAGCCTCTCCACCTTCAGTGGCCATGTGAAGCGCATCGGTCGCATCCTCGCGGCGGTGGGTTCCGGTCCGGCGCCAGCGTTGGTGCTGTTGGACGAAGTGGGTGCAGGAACGGATCCCAGCGAAGGCACGGCTCTGGCGACAGCCCTGCTGCGCGCCCTGGCGGATCGGGCGCGGCTCACCGTGGCCACCACTCATTTCGGAGAGCTCAAGGCTCTCAAATACAGCGACCCGCGCTTCGAAAATGCGTCCGTTGCGTTCGACAGCGAGACCCTGTCTCCGACTTATCACTTGCTGTGGGGGATCCCTGGACGCAGCAATGCCTTGGCGATCGCCACCCGGCTGGGTCTGGAGACGGGCGTGATCGAGCAGGCCCGCAGCCTGTTGTCACCCGGTGGAGAGGGGGAGGCCAACACGGTGATCCAGGGCCTGGAGGAACAACGGCAGCGCCAACAGGCGGCCGCTGAAGATGCCGCCGCCCTGCTGGCGCGCACCGAATTGCTGCATGAGGAGTTGCTTCAGCGTTGGGAGACGCAGAAGCGTCATTCCGCTGAACGGCAAGAACAGGGCCGGCAACGACTGGAGACCTCCATCCGGGCTGGCCAGAAAGAGGTGCGCCAGCTGATTCGTCGCCTCCGTGATGATCAGGCAGATGGTGAAACCGCGCGCAAGGCTGGCCAGCGCTTGCGCAAACTCGAGGATCGTCATCGCTCGACCCCAGAGCGTCGAAAGCATCAGGGGTGGCGCCCCCAGGTGGGGGATCGCATTCGTCTGCTCGCCCTAGGCAAAGCTGCTGAAGTGCTCGCTGTTTCCGACGATGGTCTGCAACTTCAGGTGCGTTGCGGCGTGATGCGCAGCACCGTGGAGTTGTCGGCGGTGGAAAGTCTTGACGGGCGCAAGCCCGAGCCACCGCAGGCCCCTGTGGTGCAGGTCAAGGCCAGGCGGGGCAGTGGTTCGGCGGGGGTGCGTACGGCGCGCAACACCGTGGATGTGCGTGGCATGCGCGTGCACGAAGCTGAGGCCGCTGTTGAAGATGTGCTGCGGGGTGCCAACGGACCGGTTTGGGTGATTCACGGGATCGGCACAGGACGGCTGAAGCGTGGGCTGCGGGACTGGCTTGGATCCCTGAATTACATCGATCGTGTGGTGGATGCCGATCAGGGTGATGGTGGTGCCGGCTGCAGTGTGATCTGGATGCGCTGA
- a CDS encoding iron uptake porin, which produces MKLFKQLLVAPAALGLLAPVAAGATEVNVAGVADYASSSSGSSLEQVTSITQFSDVYPTDWAYQALSNLIERYGCVAGYPNGTYRGNRAMTRFEAAALLNACLDRVTEVTDELKRLMKEFEKELAILKGRVDGLEARVGELEATQFSTTTKLNGAVNFVVGANTFSGSADLLVDDNKQIFGATTFNYDLQLNLDTSFTGKDLLRATLRSGNFDGDSNSFGGAGPSSLSSLEVAFQEEGGPNVVGIDRLFYQAPFGDVTFTVGGRVGQEDMLAIWPSLYPASTVLDVLTLAGAPGAYNKNLGAGAGLWWQKNGWAISANYVAANGANSNPQDGGIATDGAAGTGTVQIGYAAEQWGLAATYSSIQNANDLLVYATNFALESFSNPGNTSAFGLSAYWQPAERSWIPSISTGWGINSTAYSNAVNDEGLVSISQSWSVGLEWSDAFFQGNALGMAVGQAPFATSLNSGNTPDDGNYAWEWWYKVQLTDNINVTPALFYLSRPLGNNTPQGRSFQQLGGLIKTSFSF; this is translated from the coding sequence ATGAAACTTTTCAAGCAACTGCTGGTTGCTCCCGCTGCCCTGGGTCTTCTGGCTCCTGTGGCCGCCGGTGCGACTGAAGTCAACGTTGCCGGTGTTGCCGACTACGCCTCGAGCTCTTCAGGGAGCAGCCTCGAGCAGGTCACCAGCATCACTCAGTTCTCTGATGTCTATCCGACGGACTGGGCTTATCAGGCTCTGAGCAACCTGATCGAGCGCTACGGCTGCGTCGCTGGCTATCCCAACGGCACCTACCGCGGCAACCGTGCGATGACCCGCTTTGAAGCGGCCGCACTGCTGAACGCTTGTCTCGACCGCGTCACCGAAGTGACCGATGAGCTGAAGCGCCTGATGAAGGAGTTCGAAAAGGAGCTCGCCATCCTCAAGGGCCGCGTGGACGGTCTGGAAGCCCGCGTTGGCGAACTGGAAGCAACCCAGTTCTCCACCACCACCAAGCTGAATGGAGCCGTCAACTTTGTTGTTGGTGCCAACACCTTCAGTGGAAGCGCCGATTTGCTGGTGGATGACAACAAGCAGATCTTCGGTGCAACTACGTTCAATTACGACCTGCAGCTGAACCTGGACACCAGCTTCACCGGGAAAGACTTGCTGCGCGCCACCTTGCGGAGCGGCAACTTTGACGGTGACTCCAACAGTTTTGGTGGAGCCGGTCCCAGCAGTTTGTCATCGCTGGAAGTGGCCTTTCAAGAGGAAGGTGGACCGAATGTTGTGGGGATTGATCGCCTCTTTTATCAAGCCCCATTCGGTGACGTCACCTTCACCGTCGGCGGCCGTGTCGGGCAGGAAGACATGCTCGCCATCTGGCCCAGTCTCTACCCCGCCAGCACAGTTTTGGATGTGCTCACCCTTGCTGGAGCACCTGGCGCATACAACAAAAATCTGGGCGCTGGTGCTGGCCTGTGGTGGCAGAAGAACGGATGGGCAATCAGTGCCAATTACGTGGCTGCCAATGGGGCGAACTCAAACCCACAAGACGGTGGGATCGCCACTGATGGAGCAGCTGGCACTGGCACCGTTCAGATCGGATATGCGGCTGAGCAGTGGGGCCTGGCTGCGACTTACTCCAGCATCCAGAACGCCAACGATCTGTTGGTGTATGCCACGAACTTTGCCCTCGAGAGCTTCAGCAATCCGGGCAATACTTCTGCATTTGGGCTGAGTGCTTACTGGCAACCCGCTGAAAGGAGCTGGATCCCGTCGATCAGCACCGGCTGGGGAATTAATTCCACTGCTTATAGCAATGCTGTGAACGATGAGGGGCTGGTGAGTATCAGCCAATCGTGGAGCGTTGGACTTGAATGGAGTGATGCTTTCTTCCAGGGGAACGCCTTGGGAATGGCCGTTGGCCAGGCTCCTTTCGCAACCAGCCTCAACAGTGGCAACACGCCCGATGACGGCAATTATGCCTGGGAGTGGTGGTATAAAGTCCAGCTCACAGACAATATTAACGTCACACCTGCACTCTTCTATCTGAGCAGGCCATTGGGAAATAACACGCCACAAGGGCGTAGCTTTCAGCAACTCGGAGGCTTGATCAAGACCAGCTTTAGTTTTTAG
- a CDS encoding VOC family protein encodes MSAVQRLGHVAIRVNDMERAVDFYTDLGMRMVWKADDWCYLEAGDSRDGLALLGPNYKAAGPHFAFHFRDRAEVDVVHERLKASGVAVGAVHDHRDGTASFYLRDPEGNWLEMLYEPPGGIPSNQPGATTTA; translated from the coding sequence ATGTCTGCGGTGCAGCGCCTGGGTCATGTCGCTATCCGCGTCAACGACATGGAACGTGCAGTCGATTTCTACACCGATCTCGGCATGCGCATGGTGTGGAAGGCCGATGACTGGTGCTACCTCGAAGCCGGAGACTCGAGGGATGGCCTGGCTCTGCTTGGACCGAACTACAAAGCTGCCGGTCCGCATTTCGCCTTTCACTTCCGCGACCGCGCTGAGGTGGATGTTGTGCATGAACGCCTGAAGGCTTCCGGTGTGGCGGTGGGGGCTGTGCACGACCACCGCGATGGAACGGCATCGTTCTATTTGCGTGACCCAGAAGGCAACTGGCTGGAAATGCTTTACGAACCTCCCGGAGGGATCCCCTCCAATCAGCCAGGTGCGACGACGACCGCTTGA
- a CDS encoding HupE/UreJ family protein — MNALTKASPMLRAGVISIAGLLTLSLFNPVHAHHPFGMGDSTDLSALQGLLSGIGHPLLGPDHLLFLLAIAFIGLQRPRAWVIPLLAAGLGGSVVSQFIPLPDAVAPWAEALVSLSLVVEGLMALTVASASWLLPLVALHGFLLGSTIVGAEPTPLATYFLGLLIGQGALLLVVTSWSQSLLERIGAQGQRLGAGIWMGIGMAFAWVALID; from the coding sequence ATGAACGCTTTGACCAAAGCCAGCCCGATGCTGAGGGCTGGTGTGATCTCCATTGCGGGATTGCTCACCCTTTCCCTGTTCAACCCGGTCCATGCCCATCACCCGTTCGGCATGGGAGACAGCACAGACCTTTCGGCTCTGCAGGGTTTGTTGAGTGGCATTGGCCACCCCCTGCTGGGTCCCGATCATCTGCTGTTTCTGCTGGCCATCGCTTTCATCGGCTTGCAACGTCCCCGAGCCTGGGTGATTCCTCTGCTGGCCGCTGGCCTGGGCGGGAGTGTTGTGTCGCAGTTCATTCCCCTGCCGGATGCCGTGGCTCCCTGGGCGGAAGCTCTGGTGTCGCTCAGCCTGGTTGTTGAGGGTTTGATGGCTCTCACCGTGGCCTCCGCCAGTTGGCTGCTGCCGTTGGTGGCCCTGCACGGTTTTCTCTTGGGCAGCACGATTGTGGGTGCCGAACCCACCCCTCTGGCGACCTATTTCCTGGGTCTGCTGATTGGCCAAGGCGCATTGCTGCTGGTGGTGACTAGCTGGTCCCAGTCCTTGCTGGAGCGCATTGGTGCCCAGGGGCAACGCCTTGGTGCCGGCATCTGGATGGGCATCGGCATGGCCTTTGCCTGGGTGGCCCTGATCGACTGA